The Polyangium spumosum DNA segment CCTTGTCGAGGAACGCCTTGAGGCGCGCGCCCGCGGCTTCGAGCCCCTCCAGGAAAAACGCGTACACCGCGCCGTACCGCGCCGGGAGCTGCGCCGGGTGCAGATCCCATCCCTGGTAAAACCCCGTCACGAGCGAGTGCCGGATGTGGTCGTGCGCGAGCCGCCACGCCCGATGCACCACGGCCCGGTTCTCCGCGAGCTCCGCCGCCCCGAGCGTGCCTCCCTCGGGCGCGCGATGGGGCCCGATCGGCATCACGTTCGTCGCGCCGTCGGAGAGCATCACGCCCGTCCCCGCGAGCGTCACTTTCATCACGTGCTTGGCGAAGTCACACGCCGGATGCGCCATGTACTGGTGCGCCGCCGTGATCGCACATCCCGCGGTGTAGTCGTACGTCCCGAAGTGCGCGCCCGTGCATCGACCCTTCGCCAGCGCCATGAGGTGCGGCAACGCGGCGCGACCGTCCGGCAGGAAGATCGACTGCGTCGTCTCGACCATCACCTCGAACAGGAGCGACTTCGGCGGCAGCCCGAGCGCGGCTTCGAGCGCTTCGAAGAGCGCGACGAGCGCCTCGACCTGCTCGGGCGCCGTGATCTTCGGCAGCGTCACGACAAAGCCCTCAGGCAACCGCCCGCCCATCCGGGTCACGAGCGTCGTCACGAACAGGTCGAGCGTGCGCACGCTGCGCGCGCGCAGCTCCTCGTTCAGAGGCTTGATGCGGATGCCGAGGAACGGCGGCGCCGTCCCGTTCGCCACGGCCTCCGCGACCTGCTCGGCCGCCGCCACCGCGTGGCCGTCCTCCTCGGCGTCGGTGCGATTTCCGTAGCCGTCCTCGAAGTCGATCCGGAAGTCCTCCACGGGCTCACGCGCGAGCTTCTCGAGCACGCGCTCGTGCACGAGCCGCGCGAGGTACCCCGGCGACCCCACGGGCGCGTCCTTGATCGCGGCCGGATCATCGGGCAGCGCGCTCGCGAACGAGAGGCCAAGCGCGCGGGCGAACGTCACGGGATCGGGCGCGTACGCGCGCATCACGTCGAGCGCGACCTCGCCGGAGCGCTGGCACGTGCGCGCCTTGAAGAGGTGCGCACCGCCGTAGACCGTGTGCACCGGCTGCCTGCGCGAGGGCTCGCCGGGGTAGGCCAGGACGAAGTCGCGGTTCGCCTGGGCGAGCCGCGTGAGGGTGACGTGGGGGAGGTTCTCGGAGCTCAGCGACGTCTTCACGCCGCCATCTTACGACGAGATGCGCCGCAAGGAGATCACCGGCCGGTTCGCCTCGCGCGACTTGTCGAGATCGATCACGCCCTCGAGCGCCCACCCGCTGCTCTCGCCCTCCTCGTCGACGAGGACCTGCGAGAACTCCCAGATGAACGGCCACTGCCGGATCTGCGTGTTCTCGGGGCTGCGCGCCTTCGGATCGGTGCGGACCTCGCCGTGCTCCTCCCAGAACGGCGCGAGCGCCTCCTCGAAGCGCCGCGGCGTCCAGTCCTCGCCGCCGGGCTCGACGATCTCCGTCGCCTCGACGTAGTCCCGCCGCGCGATCGCGCGCACCAGCGCGAAGAGCTCGTTCCGGATGAGGGCGATGAACGCGCGCGTGTCGGTGGTGACGTCGAACAGCTCCTCCTTCGGCTCGGGTTTGCCCTCGACCACCGCCATCACGCGGTCGGGGTTCTTCATCCGCTCCCACTCCTCGATGAGCGAGCTGTCCACCTGCCGCACGATCGCGCCGAGGAAGATCTCCACGTCGTCGAGCTCGTCGGTCTTCTCGCGATCGGGCACCGTCTGCAGGAGCGCCTTGTACACGTCCGAGAGGTACCGCAGGAGCAGCCCTTCGCTGCGCTGCAGCTCGTACTCCTTCACGTAATCCGAGAACGACCAGAGCCCCTCGAACATCTCGCGCGCGATCGACTTCGGCCGGATGTTCTCGCGCCCGACCCACGGGTGCTTCTTCGCGAACTCGTTGAAGCTCTCGTAGATGAAGTCCGCGTTTGGCTTCGGGTACTCCATCTTGTCGAGCTCCGCGACCCGATCCTCGAACTCCATCCCGGCTGCCTTGAGCTCGATCATCTTCTCGCGCTTCAGCTTGTCGAGCTGCTTCATCAGGAGGAGATCGGGGTTCTCGAGGATGCTCTCGACCAGCGTGAGCACGTCGAGCGCGTAGATGTCGCTGTCGCGATCGAGCAGCTCCACCGTCTCGACGAGCCAGAGCCCGAGCGCGTGGTTGATCGTGAAGTCCTCCTGCAGGTCCGCGTTGACGCGCACCTTCCGCCCGGTCTCGTCGCGCTCGGCGAGCGGCACGAGCTCGATCACGCCGCCGCGCACGAGCGAGCGGAACATCGAGAGCGCGGTCTTCTTGTGGATCCTCCGCTGCGCGGGCGTCTCGTGCACCTCGCTCAGCAAGGTCTTCATCGCGCGGCAGCCGTCGCCCTCGCGCCCGAGCACGTTGAGCATCATCCCGTGCGAGACCGAGAAGCGCGACACGAGCGGCTCGGGCTCGCCGGCGATGAGCCTGTCGAACGTCGATCGATCCCAGTGCACGTAACCCTTCTCGGGCGGCTTCTTGCGCACGATGCGCTTCTTCTTCACGGGGTCGTTCCCGGCCTTCGCCTCGAGCCGCAGGTTCTCGATCGCGTGCTCGGGCGCCTGCGCCACCACGGTGCCTCGATCGTCGAAGCCCTTGCGCCCCGCGCGCCCCGCGATCTGCTGGAAGTCGCGCACGCTGAGGATCGCCGTCTTCTGGCCGTCGTACTTGCAGAGCTTCGTGAAGAGCACCGTGCGGATGGGGATGTTCACGCCCACGCCGAGCGTGTCCGTCCCGCAGATGACCTTGAGCAGCCCCTTCTGCGCGAGCTTCTCCACGAGCAGCCGGTACTTCGGCAAGAGCCCCGCGTGGTGCAGCCCGATCCCGTGGCGCACGAAGCGGCTGAACTCCTTGCCGTAGGGGCTGTCGAGCCGGACGCCCTCGAGCGCCTTCGCGATCGCGCGTTTGTCGTCCTTCGACGCGTAGTCGAGGCTCATGAGGTTCTGCGCCTCCTCGGCCGCGGCGCGTTGCGTGAAGTTGACGATGTAGATCGGCGCGCGCCCCTTCTGGACGAGGTCGTGCACGGTCTCGTGCAGCGGCGTCTCGCGGTACTCGAAGTCGAGCGGGACGGGCCGCTCGCGCGAGCGCACGAGCGCCGTCTCCTTGCCGTTCAGGTTCGTGAGGACCTTGGCGAACTGATCGGCGCCCCCGAGCGTCGCGCTCATGAGCAGGAACGTCGCCTGCGGCAGCGTGAGCAGCGGGACCTGCCACGCCACGCCGCGCTCGCGATCCGCGTAGTAATGGAACTCGTCCATGATCACATAATCGACGTCCGCGCGCTCCCCCTCGCGCAACGCGATGTTCGAGAGGATCTCGGCCGTGCAGCAGATGATCGGCGCGTCTCGGTTCACCGACGCGTCGCCCGTCATCATGCCGACGTTGTCCGGGCCGAAGTCCCGGCAGAGCGCGAAGAACTTCTCGCTCACGAGCGCCTTGATCGGACACGTGTAGAACGACCTCTTGCCCTGCGACATCGCGAGGAAGTGCATCGCGGTCGCCACGAGCGACTTGCCCGACCCCGTCGGGGTGTTGAGGATCACGTTCTTGCCCCCGACGATCTCGAGCAGGGCCTCCTCCTGGGCCGGGTAGAGCTCGAGCTCTTTTTCGGCGACGTAGTCGAGGAACCTGTCGAAGACGAGCGTCGGATCGACGTCGTCCGGGGCGGGAAGGCGGCTTGCCAGGGGCGTGAGCACGGCGAGCGTCATGCCATAAAAGAGCTTCGGGGGCTTGCGCTGGAAAACCTGCTTGGCGACGAGGGGTTGGTTGCGCTACCCCCCAAAGGGTGCGGCAGCCGCAGGCGAAGGACGTGAACGGACGATCGGAAGGTGGCGCTGGCTCGGCGATCCGAGGCATCATGGCCGAGCGGAGCACGTGGATCGTGAAAGGCCCGGGAGGGAGCGCGTGAGCGCGGACAATCGCGAGGGAGCAGGCCCGTCGAACGGGGCACCGGCAGAGACGGGCACGCCCGCTGCGCCGAGCGCCGAAGGCGAGAACGTGATCACCTCGCACGGCGAGCGTGAAGCACGCGCGTACGTCGCGCCGATCGAGGTGCCGAAGCGCCGGCAACGGCTGAAGACGATGGACATGGCGAAGGTGCGGATCTCGGCCGACATGAAGGTCGAGATCGCGGACCCGCGCCACATGCCGACGACGAAGATGGAGCTGCCCCCCGGCGGCCTCCGTCCGCCGCCGCCGCCACAAGCCGAGATCGCCGACCCGACCTCGAGCCCGTGGACCACGAGCGGCGGCATCGATCGCTCGATGTTGCCCTCCGCGTCGCTCGGCCCCGCGACGCCCGCGCCCGGCACGCGCCCCGCGGCGACGCAGTCCTCGCAGGACGAGGACGAAGGCGGGCGCAGCATCGGGATCTGGATCGGCGTGGTGCTCGTCGCCGCGTTGCTCGGCGGCGGTGCGGCGTATCTCCTGCGTGGCAAGGTGTCGAGCAACGGCCAGGGCGCGGGCGTCTCGTCGAGCGCGCCGATCGCGGTGACGGTGCCGACGACGCCGGGCGCGATCCCGCTGCCGCCGGTGACGACCGCGCAACCTTCCGAGCCGACGCCGGAAGAGCCCACGCCGGAAGAGCCTGCGCCCGAGGAGGCGACGACGGCGACGCCCCCGACGCAAGCGCAGCCGGGGATCAAGCCGGTGACGACCGCGCGCAAACCACCAACGACCAAGACGACGACGCCGACCCCCACTGCCGCGCCGACGCCGACGACCTCGTCGCGTCCGCGGCTTTTCTAGAGAGCTTCGGGAGGGATGAGCATGCGAACCAAGGCACTGCTTTCGACGATGAGCGCCGCGCTCCTCCTCGCGAGCGCTTCCCCTGCATTTGCGGACGACACAGCGCGCGCGGCCGAGCTGTTCGCGACGGGCAACAAGCTCTTCGACGAGCAGAAGTGGGCCGAGGCGGAGGCGGCGTACCAGGCCGCGTGGGATCTTCGAAAGAGCTTCGATCTCGCGGGCAACCTGGGCGACGTGGAGATGACGCTGGGCCAGCACCGCGACGCGGCGGAGCACCTGACGTACGCGCTGGAGGAGTTCCCTGCGGGCGGGAAGCCCGAGGTGCGCGAGGCGCTTCTGAAGCGCCTGGACGAGGCGAAGCAGCACATCGGTACGGTGACGATCGGCACGAACATCGGCGGAGCGAAGCTCTACGTCGACGGCCGGTTCGTGGGGCAAGCGCCGCTGGCAAAGCCGGTCTTCGTGGACCCGGGCAAGCGGGTGATCGAAGCGAAGCTGCCAGGGCACGACGACGTGTTGAAGACGGTCGACGTGGAGAAGGCGCAGGCGCAGGAGGTGAACCTGGTGCTGGCGCCGAAGATCGGCGGGGCGCCGGGGGGGAAGAGCAAGGTGTTGATCGGCGTGGGTGGGGGGCTCGCGCTGGTGGGGATTGGGACGGGGATTGGGCTTTTGGTGGCGGGGAGTGGCGCGAGCAGCGACGCTGCCGACCTGCGCAAGACGCTTGTCCCCGGTGATTGCTTCGGCCCCACGGATCCCGCCAAGGTCGCGAGCTGCACGGAGCTCCAGGACAGGTTGGAGACGAAGGACACGTTCACGAACGTGGGCATTCCGCTGCTCGTCGCGGGTGGCGTGATCGCGGCGGGGACCATCGTGTATGCAGTCCTGCCCAGGAAGAAGGCTACCACGGTGGGCCTGGTGGTCGCGCCCGTCGTGGCGCCGACGTTCTCGGGGCTCTTCGCGTCTGGTCGATTCTAATCGTCAGTTGCGCGAACGAAGCTCGACGCGCGGCTTCCGATCCTAAACTCATTCTTGCCTGACTTGACGCACAGGAGACGTTTCATGCGCACCCTGCACAAGACCCTTGCTTCTCTCGGGATCCTGGCGA contains these protein-coding regions:
- a CDS encoding DEAD/DEAH box helicase codes for the protein MTLAVLTPLASRLPAPDDVDPTLVFDRFLDYVAEKELELYPAQEEALLEIVGGKNVILNTPTGSGKSLVATAMHFLAMSQGKRSFYTCPIKALVSEKFFALCRDFGPDNVGMMTGDASVNRDAPIICCTAEILSNIALREGERADVDYVIMDEFHYYADRERGVAWQVPLLTLPQATFLLMSATLGGADQFAKVLTNLNGKETALVRSRERPVPLDFEYRETPLHETVHDLVQKGRAPIYIVNFTQRAAAEEAQNLMSLDYASKDDKRAIAKALEGVRLDSPYGKEFSRFVRHGIGLHHAGLLPKYRLLVEKLAQKGLLKVICGTDTLGVGVNIPIRTVLFTKLCKYDGQKTAILSVRDFQQIAGRAGRKGFDDRGTVVAQAPEHAIENLRLEAKAGNDPVKKKRIVRKKPPEKGYVHWDRSTFDRLIAGEPEPLVSRFSVSHGMMLNVLGREGDGCRAMKTLLSEVHETPAQRRIHKKTALSMFRSLVRGGVIELVPLAERDETGRKVRVNADLQEDFTINHALGLWLVETVELLDRDSDIYALDVLTLVESILENPDLLLMKQLDKLKREKMIELKAAGMEFEDRVAELDKMEYPKPNADFIYESFNEFAKKHPWVGRENIRPKSIAREMFEGLWSFSDYVKEYELQRSEGLLLRYLSDVYKALLQTVPDREKTDELDDVEIFLGAIVRQVDSSLIEEWERMKNPDRVMAVVEGKPEPKEELFDVTTDTRAFIALIRNELFALVRAIARRDYVEATEIVEPGGEDWTPRRFEEALAPFWEEHGEVRTDPKARSPENTQIRQWPFIWEFSQVLVDEEGESSGWALEGVIDLDKSREANRPVISLRRISS
- a CDS encoding DUF6986 family protein, which codes for MKTSLSSENLPHVTLTRLAQANRDFVLAYPGEPSRRQPVHTVYGGAHLFKARTCQRSGEVALDVMRAYAPDPVTFARALGLSFASALPDDPAAIKDAPVGSPGYLARLVHERVLEKLAREPVEDFRIDFEDGYGNRTDAEEDGHAVAAAEQVAEAVANGTAPPFLGIRIKPLNEELRARSVRTLDLFVTTLVTRMGGRLPEGFVVTLPKITAPEQVEALVALFEALEAALGLPPKSLLFEVMVETTQSIFLPDGRAALPHLMALAKGRCTGAHFGTYDYTAGCAITAAHQYMAHPACDFAKHVMKVTLAGTGVMLSDGATNVMPIGPHRAPEGGTLGAAELAENRAVVHRAWRLAHDHIRHSLVTGFYQGWDLHPAQLPARYGAVYAFFLEGLEAAGARLKAFLDKAAQATLLGDVFDDAATGQGLLNYFLRAIACGALTEAEAEQMTGLGAADFATRSFVKILAARKS
- a CDS encoding PEGA domain-containing protein, which encodes MRTKALLSTMSAALLLASASPAFADDTARAAELFATGNKLFDEQKWAEAEAAYQAAWDLRKSFDLAGNLGDVEMTLGQHRDAAEHLTYALEEFPAGGKPEVREALLKRLDEAKQHIGTVTIGTNIGGAKLYVDGRFVGQAPLAKPVFVDPGKRVIEAKLPGHDDVLKTVDVEKAQAQEVNLVLAPKIGGAPGGKSKVLIGVGGGLALVGIGTGIGLLVAGSGASSDAADLRKTLVPGDCFGPTDPAKVASCTELQDRLETKDTFTNVGIPLLVAGGVIAAGTIVYAVLPRKKATTVGLVVAPVVAPTFSGLFASGRF